The following coding sequences are from one Phenylobacterium glaciei window:
- a CDS encoding DUF1206 domain-containing protein: MLTDDTEPSATAFAQVRAWLRVAPWSALAELACRAGYLARGFIYLSIGAMAVAAALDLTPKAQGSRGVLEAWAHWPFGVILLWLAGLGLYAFAGWRLLQSVFDADQQGGSLKAIGSRLGQAVSGVVYGALGVSVFRLIDTLEDLAQTDDQLQTPQAVAKVLELPGGELLIAAAGLFILGAGVGNIVQVFGRDFCKPLACDEVIRVWAPWVGRAGYLGRGLAFLPVGALMLAAGLKARSQEATGIGGALQMMEGQPYGDALMTTVALGLIAFGVFAFIEARYRRMAVDQVLG, translated from the coding sequence GTGCTGACCGACGACACCGAACCCTCCGCCACCGCCTTCGCCCAGGTGCGCGCCTGGCTGCGGGTGGCGCCGTGGAGCGCGCTGGCGGAACTGGCCTGCCGGGCGGGCTATCTGGCGCGCGGCTTCATCTATCTCAGCATCGGGGCCATGGCCGTGGCCGCCGCCCTGGACCTGACGCCCAAGGCGCAGGGCTCGCGCGGCGTGCTGGAGGCCTGGGCCCATTGGCCGTTCGGCGTGATCCTGCTGTGGCTGGCGGGGCTGGGCCTCTACGCCTTCGCCGGCTGGCGGCTGCTGCAGTCCGTGTTCGACGCTGACCAGCAGGGCGGCAGCCTGAAGGCCATCGGCTCGCGCCTGGGCCAGGCGGTGAGCGGCGTTGTCTATGGCGCGCTCGGTGTCTCGGTGTTCCGCCTGATCGACACCCTGGAGGACCTCGCCCAGACCGACGACCAGTTGCAGACCCCGCAGGCCGTCGCCAAGGTTCTGGAACTGCCGGGCGGCGAACTGCTGATCGCCGCGGCGGGCCTTTTCATCCTGGGCGCCGGGGTCGGCAACATCGTCCAGGTGTTCGGCCGCGACTTCTGCAAGCCCCTGGCCTGCGACGAGGTGATCCGCGTCTGGGCCCCCTGGGTCGGCCGCGCGGGCTATCTGGGGCGCGGCCTGGCCTTCCTGCCGGTGGGCGCCCTGATGCTGGCCGCGGGCTTGAAGGCGCGCAGCCAGGAGGCCACCGGGATCGGCGGGGCGCTACAGATGATGGAGGGCCAGCCCTATGGCGACGCCCTGATGACCACCGTGGCGCTCGGCCTGATCGCCTTCGGGGTCTTCGCCTTCATCGAGGCCCGCTACCGCCGCATGGCGGTGGACCAGGTGCTAGGCTAA
- a CDS encoding ammonium transporter encodes MRVRTLARVGALIAGLALAAPALAQTPAPAIDHGDTAWMLSATALVLFMTLPGLALFYAGLVRSKNVLSVMTHCVAIACLASVLWLLVGYSLSFSGSNPLIGDLAKFGLVSVGRDAQIGVLPESVFFAFQMTFAIITPALIVGAFVERIKFSAVLMFSGLWLIVVYAPVCHWVWGGGWLARLHVMDYAGGLVVHATAGVSALLVAWRLGPRDGFPRDLSPPHNPGMTMMGAGMLWVGWYGFNAGSALAADGNAGAALIATHLSAATAGLVWAVIEWKRFGRPSMVGLVTGVVAGLATVTPASGFVGPLGGVVLGAAGSLVCYQAVDFVKHRMKVDDSLDVFAVHGIGGILGTLLVAVLASTGLGGAGYADGVNMGSQAVTQVIGVVAVCAWSGIATLALVFVVRRTVGLRAGDDAVDEGLDMSAHGERAYNP; translated from the coding sequence ATGAGGGTTCGGACGCTGGCGCGCGTGGGCGCGCTGATCGCAGGCTTGGCCCTGGCCGCCCCGGCCCTCGCGCAAACCCCGGCGCCCGCTATCGACCACGGCGACACCGCCTGGATGCTCAGCGCCACGGCGCTCGTTTTGTTCATGACCCTGCCGGGCCTGGCCCTGTTCTATGCCGGGCTGGTGCGGTCCAAGAACGTGCTGTCGGTGATGACCCACTGCGTGGCCATCGCCTGCCTGGCCTCGGTTCTGTGGCTGCTGGTGGGCTACAGCCTCTCCTTCTCCGGCTCCAACCCGCTGATCGGCGACCTGGCAAAGTTCGGCCTGGTCTCGGTGGGCCGTGACGCGCAGATCGGCGTCCTGCCCGAAAGCGTCTTCTTCGCCTTTCAGATGACCTTCGCCATCATCACCCCGGCCCTGATCGTCGGCGCCTTCGTGGAGCGGATCAAGTTCTCCGCCGTGCTGATGTTCTCGGGCCTGTGGCTGATCGTGGTCTATGCGCCGGTCTGCCACTGGGTCTGGGGCGGCGGCTGGCTGGCCCGCCTGCACGTCATGGACTATGCCGGCGGCCTGGTGGTCCATGCCACGGCAGGGGTCTCGGCCCTGCTGGTCGCCTGGCGCCTGGGCCCGCGCGACGGCTTCCCGCGCGACCTGTCGCCCCCGCACAATCCAGGCATGACCATGATGGGCGCGGGCATGCTGTGGGTCGGCTGGTACGGCTTTAACGCCGGCAGCGCGCTGGCCGCCGATGGGAACGCTGGCGCCGCCCTGATCGCCACCCACCTCTCGGCCGCCACGGCGGGCCTGGTCTGGGCGGTGATCGAGTGGAAGCGGTTCGGACGGCCCAGCATGGTGGGCCTGGTCACCGGCGTGGTGGCGGGCCTGGCCACCGTCACCCCGGCCTCGGGCTTCGTCGGCCCCCTGGGCGGGGTTGTGCTCGGCGCGGCGGGTTCGTTGGTCTGCTATCAGGCCGTGGATTTCGTGAAGCACCGGATGAAGGTCGACGACAGTCTCGACGTCTTCGCCGTCCACGGGATCGGCGGCATCCTGGGCACCCTGCTGGTGGCGGTGCTGGCCAGCACCGGCCTGGGCGGGGCGGGCTATGCCGACGGTGTGAACATGGGAAGCCAGGCCGTGACCCAAGTGATCGGCGTGGTGGCGGTCTGCGCCTGGTCGGGCATCGCCACCCTGGCCCTGGTCTTCGTGGTGCGCCGGACGGTCGGCCTGCGGGCCGGTGACGACGCGGTGGACGAGGGCCTGGACATGTCCGCCCACGGCGAGCGGGCTTACAACCCGTAG
- a CDS encoding YggT family protein — protein MGSFLYFIVSSLLGLMIFAIFANAIISWLVAFDVINLRNQVVYNIAKFLDAVTRPILAPFQRIIPPLGGVDISPIIVLLILQGIKAYLLPMAFAPLVALMG, from the coding sequence ATGGGCAGCTTCCTCTACTTCATCGTCAGTTCGCTTCTGGGCCTGATGATCTTCGCGATCTTCGCCAACGCCATCATCTCGTGGCTGGTGGCCTTCGATGTGATCAACCTGCGCAACCAGGTGGTCTACAACATCGCCAAGTTCCTGGACGCGGTGACGCGGCCGATCCTGGCGCCGTTCCAGCGGATCATTCCGCCGCTGGGGGGCGTGGATATCAGCCCGATCATCGTCCTGCTGATCCTGCAGGGCATCAAGGCCTACCTGCTGCCGATGGCGTTCGCGCCCCTCGTCGCCCTGATGGGCTGA
- a CDS encoding SIR2 family NAD-dependent protein deacylase: MTRTDLARMIGEARRIVAFTGAGISTESGIPDFRSPGGVWSKMSPILFQDFVADRAKRREAWGRAFSGRAGWVGASPNEGHYALTRLLEAGKLSSVITQNVDNLHQDSGIPASRVIELHGNASYATCLDCGMRHELADLKARFVETDELPVCQACGGIVKTATISFGQQLKPEVLRKAELEALNSDLFLVLGSSLVVYPAAALPQIAKRNGAALAILNREPTDIDSMADLVLNDEIGPAMSEVAASL; the protein is encoded by the coding sequence GTGACTCGTACAGATCTGGCCAGGATGATCGGTGAGGCGCGCCGCATCGTCGCCTTCACCGGGGCGGGCATCTCCACGGAGTCGGGCATTCCCGATTTCCGCTCGCCCGGCGGGGTGTGGAGCAAGATGAGCCCCATCCTGTTCCAGGACTTCGTGGCCGATCGCGCCAAGCGCCGCGAGGCCTGGGGCCGGGCCTTTTCCGGCCGCGCCGGCTGGGTGGGCGCCTCACCCAACGAGGGCCACTACGCGCTCACGCGCCTGCTGGAGGCCGGCAAGCTCTCCAGCGTCATCACCCAGAACGTGGACAACCTGCACCAGGATAGCGGCATCCCGGCCAGCCGGGTCATCGAGCTGCACGGCAACGCCAGCTACGCCACCTGCCTGGACTGCGGGATGCGCCACGAGCTGGCCGACCTGAAGGCGCGCTTTGTCGAGACCGATGAGCTGCCGGTCTGCCAGGCCTGCGGCGGCATCGTGAAGACCGCCACCATCTCCTTTGGCCAGCAGCTGAAGCCCGAGGTGCTGCGCAAGGCTGAGCTGGAAGCCCTGAACAGCGACCTGTTCCTCGTCCTCGGCTCATCCCTGGTGGTCTATCCCGCCGCGGCCCTGCCGCAGATCGCCAAGCGCAACGGCGCGGCCTTGGCCATCCTCAATCGCGAGCCTACCGATATCGACAGTATGGCGGACCTCGTCCTCAACGACGAGATCGGCCCGGCGATGAGCGAAGTGGCCGCAAGTCTCTAA
- a CDS encoding MBOAT family O-acyltransferase encodes MVFSSIIFIFYFLPVFLLGYYVSGWRTGALLVGSVAFYVWGEGAYVFLLLGLIGANYAGARAMDAAQDTARRRLILAAMIVLDLGVLAWFKYAGFLAHTLNEVLPGNPLPELTHRLPLGISFFTFQLISYAIDIHRRAVPVERSLLRFSAYILMFPHLIAGPIVRYADIREELQGERKGSGRIGLGFQYFIVGLCQKVLIANTVAPVADQAFGLEPGMLTATAARLGALAYSLQIYFDFCGYSNMAIGLAFMLGFTFPKNFDHPYAATSLTDFWRRWHMSLSSWFRDYVYIPLGGNRGGQARTIRNLLIVFFLTGLWHGAAWSFIVWGLYHGAFLMLERFGLRRVLEAAPRVLRHAYALLVVMIGWVFFRAADLGAALHYLSVMLDPRAFKPLGLTLRYLLDTEVLLAFAAGIVFAFPTLQVLMTRLKARRSDAPSPHLPAHLDTRAAHVLPTPVLAAGFVIAIAVLVNSTLNPFLYFRF; translated from the coding sequence ATGGTCTTCTCGTCCATCATCTTCATCTTCTATTTCCTGCCCGTCTTCCTGCTTGGCTACTATGTCAGCGGCTGGCGGACCGGCGCGCTGCTGGTGGGCAGCGTGGCCTTCTATGTCTGGGGCGAGGGGGCCTATGTCTTCCTGCTGCTGGGACTGATCGGCGCCAACTATGCCGGGGCCCGGGCGATGGATGCGGCGCAGGACACCGCCCGCCGCCGGCTGATCCTGGCGGCCATGATCGTGCTGGATCTCGGGGTTCTGGCCTGGTTCAAATATGCCGGCTTCCTGGCCCATACGCTCAATGAGGTCCTGCCCGGAAACCCGCTGCCGGAGCTGACTCACCGCCTGCCCCTGGGCATCTCCTTCTTCACCTTCCAGCTGATCAGCTACGCCATCGACATCCACCGCCGCGCCGTGCCGGTGGAGCGGTCGCTGCTGAGGTTTTCCGCCTATATCCTGATGTTCCCGCACCTGATCGCCGGGCCCATCGTGCGCTATGCCGATATCCGCGAAGAGCTGCAGGGCGAGCGGAAGGGCTCGGGCCGCATCGGCCTGGGGTTCCAGTACTTCATCGTCGGCCTCTGCCAGAAGGTGCTGATCGCCAACACCGTGGCGCCCGTCGCCGACCAGGCCTTTGGGTTGGAGCCGGGGATGCTGACCGCCACGGCGGCCCGGCTGGGGGCGCTGGCCTACAGCCTGCAGATCTATTTCGACTTCTGCGGCTATTCGAACATGGCGATCGGTCTGGCCTTCATGCTGGGCTTCACCTTCCCGAAGAACTTCGACCACCCCTATGCGGCGACCTCGCTGACCGACTTCTGGCGGCGCTGGCACATGTCGCTGTCCTCGTGGTTCCGGGACTATGTCTACATCCCGCTGGGCGGGAACCGGGGCGGGCAGGCCAGGACCATCCGCAACCTGCTGATCGTGTTCTTCCTGACGGGCCTCTGGCACGGGGCGGCCTGGAGCTTCATCGTCTGGGGCCTCTATCACGGCGCCTTCCTGATGCTGGAGCGGTTCGGATTGCGCCGCGTGCTGGAGGCCGCGCCGAGGGTGCTCCGCCACGCCTACGCCCTGCTGGTGGTGATGATCGGCTGGGTGTTCTTCCGCGCCGCCGACCTCGGCGCGGCTCTGCACTACCTGTCGGTGATGCTGGACCCTCGCGCCTTCAAGCCGCTGGGCCTGACCCTGCGCTATCTGCTGGACACCGAGGTGCTGCTGGCCTTCGCGGCGGGGATCGTCTTTGCCTTCCCCACCCTGCAGGTGCTGATGACCCGTCTGAAGGCGCGGCGCTCCGACGCCCCCTCGCCGCACCTGCCGGCCCACCTGGACACGCGGGCCGCCCACGTTCTGCCGACCCCGGTGCTGGCGGCGGGGTTCGTGATCGCCATCGCGGTGCTGGTCAATTCGACCCTCAACCCTTTCCTCTATTTCCGGTTCTGA
- a CDS encoding helix-turn-helix domain-containing protein: protein MLTPECCRAGRALLDWSLKDLAEKSGVAFTTISQFENGRPAHGTTQQRLTRALETNGVKLLAEAGWTGAVLLRARA, encoded by the coding sequence ATGCTGACCCCCGAATGCTGCCGCGCCGGCCGCGCCCTGCTCGACTGGAGCCTGAAGGACCTGGCCGAGAAATCCGGCGTCGCCTTCACCACCATCTCCCAGTTCGAGAACGGCCGCCCCGCCCACGGAACCACCCAGCAGCGCCTGACCAGGGCCCTGGAGACCAACGGCGTGAAGCTGCTGGCCGAGGCCGGCTGGACCGGGGCCGTCCTGTTACGCGCCCGCGCTTGA
- a CDS encoding DUF167 family protein yields the protein MRLPVRVTPKGGRDGLDGWALDAEDRPYLKVRVSAVAAEGAANAALLAFLAKTLKRPKSALRIVSGESARVKMVEVEGATEADFDLAFGVRP from the coding sequence ATGCGCCTGCCTGTCCGGGTGACGCCCAAGGGCGGCCGGGACGGACTGGACGGCTGGGCCCTCGACGCCGAGGATCGGCCCTATCTGAAGGTGCGGGTCAGCGCCGTGGCCGCAGAGGGCGCGGCCAACGCCGCCCTGCTGGCCTTCCTCGCCAAGACTCTGAAGCGGCCCAAGTCGGCCCTGCGCATCGTCTCGGGCGAGAGCGCGCGGGTGAAGATGGTCGAGGTCGAGGGCGCGACCGAGGCGGACTTCGACCTGGCCTTTGGCGTCAGACCTTAG
- a CDS encoding DUF4145 domain-containing protein: protein MSEDPSPSAPIPSDRNPRLGLAAFVCPHCKAYTQQRWFTMTATYVEQPPTESDPKKVRELLAKQKAADKRGEDSAFPTARLENYLAALEDRRPLVDRVNEAEYVYWHVNNALLSDCFVCKKVAVWVGGRLRFPVDNPDVPEPNEDLPGDIRRDYVEAGEIVSASPRAAAALLRLAIEKLCAHLLEREAKINTMIGDLVARGLNPMIQRALDIVRVVGNEAIHPGSIDLRDDQATAMQLFGLVNLIAEQMITQPKHVMALYGTLPPDKVAGIEQRDAKAKQGRETPE from the coding sequence ATGTCCGAAGATCCCAGCCCTTCAGCTCCTATCCCCAGCGACCGCAACCCTCGGCTCGGCCTGGCCGCCTTCGTCTGCCCTCATTGCAAGGCCTACACCCAACAGCGCTGGTTCACGATGACAGCGACCTACGTCGAACAACCGCCGACCGAGTCTGATCCGAAGAAGGTTCGCGAGCTGCTCGCCAAGCAAAAGGCGGCGGATAAGCGGGGCGAGGATTCGGCGTTCCCGACCGCTCGCCTCGAGAATTACCTGGCGGCGCTGGAGGATCGTCGGCCGCTGGTCGACCGGGTAAACGAAGCCGAGTACGTATACTGGCACGTCAACAACGCTCTGCTGTCAGACTGCTTCGTTTGCAAGAAGGTGGCCGTCTGGGTCGGCGGTCGGCTGCGCTTCCCCGTCGACAATCCCGATGTCCCAGAGCCGAATGAGGACCTGCCGGGCGACATTCGTAGGGACTACGTCGAGGCCGGTGAGATCGTATCGGCCTCTCCTCGAGCGGCTGCGGCGCTGCTGCGTCTGGCGATCGAGAAACTTTGCGCGCACCTGCTGGAGCGAGAAGCCAAGATCAACACCATGATTGGCGACCTGGTGGCGCGCGGGCTGAACCCGATGATTCAGCGGGCGCTGGACATCGTCCGGGTGGTGGGGAACGAGGCGATCCATCCAGGCTCGATTGATCTGCGCGACGACCAGGCGACCGCCATGCAGCTGTTTGGCCTAGTAAACCTCATCGCCGAGCAGATGATTACGCAGCCCAAGCACGTCATGGCGCTGTACGGCACGCTTCCTCCTGACAAGGTGGCCGGGATCGAGCAACGTGACGCCAAGGCCAAACAGGGGCGGGAGACTCCTGAATAG
- a CDS encoding metallophosphoesterase family protein, with protein MFSRLFGRKAPEVTPTTDGRLVYAVGDIHGRLDAFETLLHAVAQDALASAPIHRPMLVLLGDYVDRGPASAEVIDRILKLRSEPAFEVRALKGNHEEALLEFYEEPGFGPTWVEHGGAATLASYGVQPPAMRTDVEAWEVARLAFQKALPASHKDFYESLELMIQVGAYAFVHAGIRPGVPLERQVERDLLWIRAEFLQSNARFEKIIVHGHTPMEEPQITGRRIGVDTGAYATGLLTAVRLDDAGHRIIQGRAVKSAA; from the coding sequence TTGTTCTCCCGCCTGTTCGGCCGAAAGGCCCCGGAAGTCACCCCCACCACGGACGGACGGCTCGTCTATGCCGTGGGTGACATCCATGGGCGGCTCGACGCTTTTGAGACTCTGTTGCACGCCGTGGCCCAGGACGCCCTGGCGTCCGCCCCCATCCACAGGCCGATGCTGGTCCTGCTGGGGGACTATGTGGATCGAGGCCCGGCCTCGGCCGAGGTGATTGACCGGATTCTGAAGCTGCGGAGTGAGCCCGCCTTCGAGGTGCGGGCCCTGAAGGGCAACCACGAGGAGGCCCTGCTCGAATTCTACGAAGAACCGGGCTTCGGCCCGACCTGGGTGGAGCATGGTGGTGCGGCGACCCTCGCCTCCTACGGCGTCCAGCCCCCGGCCATGCGCACCGACGTCGAGGCCTGGGAAGTCGCGCGCCTGGCCTTCCAAAAGGCCCTGCCGGCGTCGCACAAGGACTTCTATGAGAGCTTGGAGTTGATGATCCAGGTCGGAGCCTACGCCTTCGTCCACGCCGGCATCCGCCCCGGCGTGCCCCTGGAGCGCCAGGTGGAACGCGACCTGCTGTGGATCCGGGCGGAATTCCTGCAATCCAACGCCAGGTTCGAGAAGATCATCGTCCACGGTCATACCCCGATGGAGGAGCCGCAGATCACCGGCCGCCGCATCGGCGTCGACACCGGCGCCTATGCCACCGGCCTGCTGACCGCCGTGCGGCTGGACGATGCCGGTCACCGGATCATCCAGGGCCGCGCCGTCAAGTCGGCCGCTTAG
- a CDS encoding CocE/NonD family hydrolase: protein MTLKQVLLAATLCIAPMSAFAQTAPPAAYAPPPGATEEFATLRDGVKLAANVFKPQGKGPWPVVLSRTPYLKDGRGTADQLAAAARKYTDAGYVFVLQDVRGKGHSQGFYQAYVTDIEDGYDSVEWAAGQPWSNGRVGITGASALGVTANSAAMANPPHLKAAYVVVAPYDRLHSSFMGGVIKEKDTVGWLKGQSVSDAEIEQTRGRVADDVFWNRFAMSTNRKYIAVPIYNVGGWYDIFNQGNTSNFTYLQNQGSKGARGNQKLLMGPFGHGPLSGDLAYPGQDQLQGAFGNELRWFDYWLKGVDNGIMDEPPVSYFMMAGARKGAASPKNRMLTSANWPPANREVRYYLSPDKALTTKAPAATDAKLSYKFDPANPVATFGGANLTFDRGPEDQRQVPARQDYLRFQTPVLDKDVAIAGPVKVELYGATDGLDTDFMAKLVDVYPDGYEALVLDAPIRTRYRNGREPDDVKMMTPGAPEEMTIDLWSTAITFEKGHRIAVHITSSNAPRFEVNPNTGEAPGKPTQKPRVATNSVYMDSSHPSAIVLPVIYP from the coding sequence ATGACGTTGAAGCAGGTCCTGCTGGCCGCGACCCTTTGCATCGCGCCGATGAGCGCGTTCGCCCAGACCGCCCCGCCCGCCGCCTATGCCCCGCCCCCCGGCGCGACGGAGGAATTCGCCACCCTGCGCGACGGGGTGAAGCTGGCGGCCAATGTGTTCAAGCCGCAGGGCAAGGGCCCCTGGCCGGTGGTGCTGAGCCGCACCCCCTATCTAAAGGATGGGCGCGGAACCGCAGACCAGCTGGCCGCGGCGGCCAGGAAGTACACCGACGCCGGCTATGTCTTCGTGCTGCAGGACGTGCGCGGCAAGGGCCACAGCCAGGGTTTCTACCAGGCCTATGTCACCGACATCGAGGACGGCTACGACAGCGTCGAATGGGCGGCAGGGCAGCCCTGGTCCAACGGCCGCGTGGGGATCACCGGCGCCTCGGCGCTCGGGGTCACCGCCAACTCGGCGGCCATGGCCAACCCGCCCCACCTGAAGGCGGCCTATGTGGTGGTGGCGCCCTATGACCGGCTGCACTCCAGTTTCATGGGCGGGGTGATCAAGGAGAAGGACACCGTGGGCTGGCTGAAGGGTCAGAGCGTGTCGGACGCCGAGATCGAGCAGACGCGGGGCCGGGTCGCCGACGACGTGTTCTGGAACCGGTTCGCCATGAGCACCAACCGCAAGTACATCGCCGTGCCGATCTACAATGTCGGCGGCTGGTACGACATCTTCAACCAGGGCAACACGTCCAACTTCACCTACCTGCAGAACCAAGGCTCCAAAGGGGCGCGGGGCAATCAGAAGCTGCTGATGGGGCCCTTCGGCCACGGGCCGCTGTCGGGCGACCTGGCCTATCCCGGCCAGGACCAGCTGCAGGGCGCCTTCGGGAACGAGCTGCGCTGGTTCGACTATTGGCTGAAGGGGGTCGACAACGGGATCATGGACGAGCCGCCGGTCAGCTACTTCATGATGGCCGGCGCCCGGAAGGGGGCCGCCTCGCCGAAGAACCGCATGCTGACCTCGGCCAACTGGCCGCCGGCCAACCGCGAGGTCCGCTACTACCTGTCGCCCGACAAGGCGCTGACCACCAAGGCTCCGGCGGCGACCGACGCCAAGCTCAGCTACAAATTCGATCCGGCCAATCCGGTGGCCACCTTCGGCGGCGCAAACCTGACCTTTGATCGCGGACCGGAGGACCAGCGTCAGGTCCCGGCCCGGCAGGACTATCTGCGCTTCCAGACCCCGGTCCTGGACAAGGACGTGGCCATCGCGGGCCCGGTGAAGGTGGAGCTCTATGGGGCCACCGACGGCCTCGACACCGACTTCATGGCCAAGCTGGTGGATGTCTATCCCGACGGCTACGAGGCGCTTGTCCTCGACGCCCCGATCCGCACCCGTTACCGCAATGGCCGCGAACCCGACGACGTGAAGATGATGACGCCGGGCGCGCCGGAAGAGATGACCATCGACCTGTGGTCCACCGCCATCACCTTCGAGAAGGGCCACCGCATCGCTGTGCACATCACCTCCTCGAACGCGCCGCGGTTTGAAGTGAACCCCAATACCGGCGAGGCGCCCGGCAAGCCGACCCAGAAACCCCGGGTGGCCACCAACAGCGTCTATATGGACTCAAGCCATCCCTCGGCCATCGTGCTGCCGGTGATCTATCCGTAG
- a CDS encoding chemotaxis protein CheW: protein MSHSIPQPGAELISVRIGAQAYAIDIMAVREIRGWTAATPLPHAPPHVLGMMNLRGAILPVIDLGSRLGLGPAEPNSSSVVVVAQIGEAQVGLVVDAVSDILTVTQGLIQSPPDVGGEILNYVNGVMTTDTGIVSLLCLDNVLPAEPIVLAA from the coding sequence ATGAGCCACTCCATCCCCCAGCCGGGCGCCGAACTGATCTCGGTCCGCATCGGCGCCCAGGCCTACGCCATCGACATCATGGCGGTGCGTGAGATCCGCGGCTGGACCGCGGCCACGCCCCTGCCCCACGCCCCGCCTCACGTGCTGGGCATGATGAACCTGCGCGGCGCCATCCTGCCGGTGATCGACCTGGGGTCGCGCCTGGGCCTGGGTCCGGCCGAACCCAACTCCTCCTCCGTGGTGGTGGTGGCCCAGATCGGCGAGGCCCAGGTGGGCCTGGTGGTGGACGCGGTCTCCGACATCCTGACGGTGACCCAGGGCCTGATCCAGTCGCCCCCAGACGTCGGTGGCGAGATCCTCAACTACGTCAATGGCGTGATGACCACCGACACCGGCATCGTCAGCCTGCTGTGCCTGGACAATGTCCTTCCCGCCGAGCCGATCGTCCTGGCGGCCTAG
- a CDS encoding alginate O-acetyltransferase AlgX-related protein: MEKPVPRPGLIATILILMAAAFLVRGAPPQLQEGRVLAGPPAWSGGKLDDLRRQTDAWVADRFPARPYLIGLLNFARLQIGDSGSDRVLAGREGWLFYNDGSKLGPARGQPPLTDADAAEWLRGLSGRIEALEAGGAAYLVVAPPAKETIYPQFGPAWYRGPNPQRTSLRLAALADRTAPGHVVHLHDPVMGVAASGTEAFSRHDTHWTGDGAYAGYAAIMDRLRALGVDQPTRPLRDFRPAVNGVNPPRDLALMLGVASFVPIHYRGYVDPAAAGYKTTWLSEQRGWTAPQVVDTGLAGKPTLLLTRDSFSNALTPFLLGHFSRVVLTHIDDGFWRQDLIDRFHPDLVMLEVQEHGLGFSMRGAPSVSEAAERRIEAVLPKAPTHGPLARSAPSRGRFKALGRTDRAGLDASVAAPGCAVDQALLDVRGLAMAGWISDLSDRHAPLAGAVRLTSAAGDFVQPLEMDQDRPDVAAFFKRTLAQPLGFTRTLNVTGLPPGTYSLQVYRRTATGWIGCRGPNALFMPKG, encoded by the coding sequence ATGGAAAAGCCCGTCCCCCGTCCCGGCCTGATCGCCACCATCCTGATCCTGATGGCGGCGGCCTTCCTGGTGCGGGGCGCGCCGCCGCAGCTGCAGGAGGGCCGCGTCCTGGCCGGGCCGCCAGCCTGGAGCGGGGGCAAACTCGACGATCTGCGCCGTCAGACCGACGCCTGGGTGGCCGACCGTTTCCCGGCCCGGCCCTATCTGATCGGCCTCCTGAACTTCGCTCGCCTGCAGATCGGCGACAGCGGCTCGGACCGGGTGCTGGCCGGGCGCGAGGGCTGGCTGTTCTACAATGACGGCAGCAAGCTGGGGCCGGCGCGCGGCCAGCCGCCCCTGACCGACGCCGACGCCGCCGAATGGCTGCGCGGTCTGTCGGGGCGGATCGAGGCGCTGGAGGCGGGCGGTGCGGCCTATCTGGTGGTGGCGCCGCCGGCCAAGGAGACCATCTATCCGCAGTTCGGCCCCGCCTGGTATCGCGGCCCCAATCCGCAACGGACCAGCCTGAGGCTTGCGGCCCTGGCCGACCGCACCGCGCCGGGCCACGTGGTCCACCTGCACGATCCCGTCATGGGGGTTGCAGCGTCCGGAACCGAGGCCTTCAGCCGCCACGACACCCACTGGACCGGCGACGGCGCCTATGCCGGCTACGCCGCGATCATGGACCGGCTGCGGGCGCTCGGGGTCGATCAGCCGACCCGGCCGCTCAGGGACTTCCGGCCGGCGGTCAATGGCGTCAATCCGCCCCGTGACCTCGCCCTCATGCTGGGGGTGGCGAGCTTCGTGCCGATCCACTATCGCGGCTATGTCGACCCCGCCGCCGCCGGCTACAAGACCACCTGGCTCTCCGAACAGCGCGGCTGGACCGCGCCCCAGGTGGTGGACACCGGCCTGGCAGGCAAGCCGACCCTGCTGCTGACCAGAGACTCGTTCTCGAACGCCCTGACGCCCTTCCTGCTCGGCCACTTCAGCCGGGTGGTCCTGACCCACATCGACGATGGTTTCTGGCGCCAGGACCTGATCGACCGCTTCCATCCCGACCTGGTGATGCTGGAGGTGCAGGAGCACGGCCTGGGCTTTTCCATGCGCGGCGCGCCCTCCGTGTCGGAGGCCGCCGAGCGCCGGATCGAGGCGGTGCTGCCCAAGGCCCCGACCCACGGGCCGCTCGCCCGCTCGGCGCCCTCGCGCGGCCGGTTCAAGGCGCTCGGCAGAACCGACCGGGCAGGCCTGGACGCTTCGGTCGCCGCGCCGGGCTGCGCCGTCGATCAGGCCCTGCTCGATGTCCGGGGCCTGGCGATGGCGGGCTGGATTTCTGATCTTTCGGACAGGCACGCTCCCCTCGCGGGCGCCGTGCGCCTCACGAGCGCGGCGGGAGACTTTGTCCAGCCGCTAGAGATGGACCAGGACCGCCCCGACGTCGCGGCCTTCTTCAAGCGGACTCTCGCCCAGCCCCTGGGCTTCACGCGCACGCTCAACGTCACAGGCCTGCCGCCCGGAACCTATAGCCTGCAGGTCTACCGCCGAACGGCGACGGGCTGGATAGGGTGCCGGGGGCCGAACGCCTTGTTCATGCCCAAAGGCTAG